The proteins below are encoded in one region of Segatella copri:
- a CDS encoding phosphatidate cytidylyltransferase, which yields MTDKQKNLVIRSITGVFFVMCMVSCFLNPRAMVILFALITGLSIWEYCGLVNQKENVTVNRFISTVAGVYFFLAVAGFRMGIVGNFVVFVPYLLTILYLFISELYTGNKDAINDWAYTMLSQLYIALPFSMINVLSFETSAFDGQIHYDMLLPLSIFIFLWTNDTGAYCSGSLFGKHKLFPRISPAKSWEGSIGGGIFVLIAAGIIGYIANDGEAHRLSILGWEGLGLVVVFFGTWGDLVESLFKRTLGVKDSGNILPGHGGMLDRFDSSLMAIPAAVIYLYTIQLFG from the coding sequence ATGACTGACAAACAGAAGAATCTAGTGATAAGATCCATCACAGGCGTATTTTTCGTGATGTGCATGGTATCTTGCTTTCTCAATCCCAGGGCAATGGTTATCCTGTTCGCCCTCATTACCGGATTGAGCATCTGGGAGTATTGCGGACTGGTAAACCAGAAGGAGAATGTTACGGTAAACCGTTTCATCAGCACCGTGGCGGGTGTTTACTTCTTCCTTGCCGTGGCTGGTTTCCGCATGGGCATTGTGGGCAATTTTGTGGTTTTCGTACCTTATCTGCTCACCATCCTCTATCTCTTCATCAGCGAACTGTATACAGGCAACAAGGATGCCATCAACGATTGGGCTTACACTATGCTCTCTCAGTTGTACATCGCCTTGCCTTTCTCGATGATCAATGTATTGAGTTTCGAGACATCAGCTTTCGATGGCCAGATACATTACGACATGCTGTTGCCTTTGAGCATTTTCATTTTCCTCTGGACCAATGATACCGGTGCCTATTGCAGCGGTTCGCTTTTCGGCAAGCATAAGCTCTTTCCTCGCATCAGTCCAGCCAAGAGTTGGGAAGGCAGCATAGGCGGAGGCATATTCGTACTGATAGCAGCAGGTATCATCGGCTATATCGCCAACGATGGCGAAGCCCACCGTCTCAGCATTCTCGGTTGGGAAGGTTTAGGTCTGGTTGTGGTATTCTTCGGCACATGGGGCGATCTGGTAGAAAGCCTCTTCAAGCGTACCCTCGGAGTAAAGGATAGCGGCAACATCCTGCCAGGACATGGAGGCATGCTCGACCGCTTCGACTCTTCGCTCATGGCGATACCGGCAGCAGTAATCTACCTATACACCATCCAGTTGTTTGGATAA